A DNA window from Arachis duranensis cultivar V14167 chromosome 3, aradu.V14167.gnm2.J7QH, whole genome shotgun sequence contains the following coding sequences:
- the LOC107478970 gene encoding uncharacterized protein LOC107478970 — translation MIHCPCPLCEFRLFQTREDAYDHLLLKPFPAKYTFWLHHGERHVGESATETQETDPGSVYRDPMRDMVHEAFNFPGSVVDEDDSSNKDFEGDAEEFPYLYSKPSQAACHFDELLKDGEQELYPGCAKFSKLAFLVRLYHIKCMCSMSDKAFGIILELLCEGFEHAKIPVSLHDAKRIIRKLGITYKKIDACPNDCMLYQGSDQELSRCKICGTSRWKQKTRRNSIVRINVVVKKNGKPQATKVLRYFSLVPRLQRMFMSSKTSVDMLWHKKGPNSDGFLRHPRDGEAWKAFNRRYTHFSGDLRNVRLALASDGFNPFGNLS, via the coding sequence ATGATACATTGTCCATGTCCTTTGTGTGAGTTCCGGCTATTCCAAACTAGAGAGGATGCATACGATCACTTGCTGTTAAAACCATTTCCTGCTAAGTATACTTTTTGGTTACATCATGGGGAGAGACACGTAGGAGAGAGTGCTACTGAGACACAAGAAACTGACCCTGGTAGCGTCTACCGAGATCCAATGCGCGACATGGTTCATGAGGCATTCAACTTTCCAGGTTCTGTTGTTGATGAAGATGACTCGAGCAACAAAGATTTTGAGGGGGATGCCGAAGAGTTTCCTTATTTGTACAGCAAACCTAGTCAGGCGGCCTGTCATTTTGATGAGTTGCTTAAGGATGGAGAGCAGGAATTGTATCCGGGTTGTGCGAAATTCTCGAAGTTGGCTTTCTTGGTCAGGCTATACCATATAAAGTGCATGTGCAGCATGAGCGACAAGGCATTCGGAATAATACTAGAGTTACTGTGTGAGGGCTTTGAGCATGCAAAGATTCCGGTTTCACTGCACGATGCCAAGAGGATCATACGAAAGCTTGGTATTACGTACAAGAAGATAGATGCATGTCCGAATGACTGCATGCTATATCAGGGCAGCGATCAAGAACTGTCTAGGTGCAAGATATGTGGGACCTCGAGATGGAAGCAAAAGACTAGGAGGAATTCCATTGTCCGGATCAATGTGGTTGTTAAGAAGAATGGGAAGCCGCAGGCAACGAAGGTTCTTCGTTACTTTTCCCTTGTTCCACGACTGCAGCGGATGTTCATGTCCAGTAAGACATCTGTTGACATGTTGTGGCACAAGAAAGGTCCTAACTCGGATGGTTTTTTGAGGCATCCACGAGACGGAGAGGCATGGAAGGCATTTAATAGAAGATATACTCACTTCAGTGGTGATCTACGCAACGTTCGCTTAGCCTTAGCTAGCGATGGCTTTAATCCCTTCGGAAATCTCAGCTGA